Proteins from a genomic interval of Amycolatopsis sp. cg13:
- a CDS encoding aldo/keto reductase has product MSLDQYYLLGRSGLRVSRLALGTMNFGTDGFHAAYGKSEEEARPIFRKYVEEGGNFIDTADFYTAGESERLLGKFIAETGERDRLVLTSKFTNSVAPGDPNAGGNGRKHMIRSVEASLRRLGTDYLDLFLLHTWDRITPVEEVLRTFDDLVRAGKIRYAGLSDVPAWYASRAQTLADAHSLPPMISLQLPYSLIERTIETEHVPAGQELGLGITAWSPLGSGFLSGKYRSSSAGLSGDGRLTGAAGTWTPQQWELLKTLETVADELNVTMAQVAINWVATQPGIASAIVGASSADQLDATLHALDFTLPADLRDTLDRASEVPPAGPYRMFTPDYQSWLINPGAKVGDKPEGYRPTVRNWVPAEQP; this is encoded by the coding sequence ATGTCTCTTGACCAGTATTACCTGCTCGGACGGTCCGGATTGCGGGTCAGCAGGCTCGCGCTCGGGACGATGAATTTCGGCACTGACGGATTTCACGCGGCCTACGGGAAATCCGAGGAGGAAGCGCGGCCGATCTTCCGCAAGTACGTCGAGGAAGGCGGCAATTTCATCGACACCGCGGACTTTTACACCGCGGGCGAGAGCGAGCGGCTGCTCGGAAAGTTCATCGCCGAGACGGGCGAGCGGGATCGGCTGGTGCTGACGTCGAAGTTCACCAACAGCGTCGCCCCGGGCGATCCGAACGCGGGCGGCAACGGCCGCAAGCACATGATCCGGTCGGTGGAGGCGTCGCTGCGGCGGCTGGGCACCGACTATCTCGACCTGTTCCTGCTGCACACGTGGGACCGGATCACGCCGGTCGAGGAGGTGCTGCGGACGTTCGACGATCTGGTGCGGGCAGGGAAGATCCGGTACGCCGGGCTGTCCGACGTGCCAGCGTGGTACGCGAGCCGCGCGCAGACGCTCGCCGACGCGCATTCGCTGCCGCCGATGATCAGTCTTCAGCTGCCGTATTCGCTGATCGAGCGGACGATCGAGACCGAGCACGTCCCGGCGGGCCAGGAGCTGGGACTGGGAATCACCGCGTGGAGCCCGCTCGGAAGCGGGTTTCTGAGCGGCAAATACCGCAGTTCGTCGGCTGGCCTGAGCGGCGACGGACGGTTGACGGGTGCTGCTGGGACCTGGACCCCACAGCAGTGGGAACTGCTGAAGACGCTCGAGACGGTCGCCGACGAGCTGAACGTGACGATGGCGCAGGTCGCGATCAACTGGGTCGCGACGCAGCCGGGCATCGCGTCGGCGATTGTCGGGGCGAGCAGCGCGGACCAGTTGGACGCGACGCTGCACGCGCTCGACTTCACCCTGCCCGCCGACCTGCGCGACACCCTGGACCGCGCAAGCGAGGTGCCGCCTGCCGGGCCGTACCGGATGTTCACGCCGGACTACCAGTCGTGGCTGATCAACCCCGGCGCGAAGGTGGGC